A section of the Humulus lupulus chromosome 2, drHumLupu1.1, whole genome shotgun sequence genome encodes:
- the LOC133814553 gene encoding protein FAR1-RELATED SEQUENCE 5-like, whose amino-acid sequence MDNTNLVDNDLQSRRKIDFESEDEILSSNVDIKSLHSKIDEEAIPKVGMEFNTEEEAYNFYNAYAYKIGFSIRRSKMHKDFLDGLIIDRIFCCSCEGHREKDKRDVIVKSHRAETRFGCLARMKINSRQNSKYRVIDFVMEHTHVTSSPSKSHLHRSQRRLTVAQDAEIDLANISGITPKASYDLMARRVGGCENLGYTIVDCRNYLQSKRTIQMRVGDIGGILEYLQSMQLEDPTFVSAMQADEDDMITNIFWADGRMMTDYFYFGDVVSFDTTYKKNKECRSFAMFLGVNHHKQTIIFGAALLYDETVETFAWLFDTFAKTMSGKKAKDYSY is encoded by the coding sequence ATGGACAATACTAATTTGGTAGATAATGATTTACAATCACGTCGAAAAATAGATTTTGAAAGTGAAGATGAGATATTGTCTTCAAATGTTGATATAAAATCTCTTCATTCTAAAATTGATGAAGAGGCAATACCAAAGGTTGGTATGGAGTTTAATACTGAAGAGGAagcttataatttttataatgcatATGCGTATAAGATAGGTTTTAGTATTAGAAGGAGTAAAATGCATAAAGATTTTTTAGATGGACTGATAATAGATAGAATATTTTGTTGCTCATGTGAAGGTCATCGAGAAAAAGATAAACGGGATGTTATAGTGAAATCTCATCGTGCTGAAACGAGATTTGGTTGTTTGGCAAGAATGAAAATCAATTCTCGTCAAAATAGTAAATATCGTGTGATCGATTTTGTTATGGAACATACACATGTGACATCAAGTCCTAGCAAAAGTCATTTACATAGATCTCAAAGAAGATTGACTGTAGCCCAAGATGCCGAAATTGATTTAGCTAACATCTCAGGAATTACTCCTAAGGCAAGTTATGATTTAATGGCTAGGCGAGTTGGTGGGTGCGAGAACCTTGGATATACTATTGTTGATTGTCGAAATTATTTGCAGAGTAAACGAACAATTCAAATGAGAGTAGGAGATATTGGTGGTATACTTGAATATCTTCAAAGTATGCAATTAGAAGACCCTACTTTTGTTAGTGCCATGCAAGCTGATGAAGATGACATGATAACCAATATCTTTTGGGCAGATGGAAGAATGATGACAGATTATTTCTATTTCGGTGATGTTGTTTCCTTTGACAcaacttacaaaaaaaataaagagtGTCGATCGTTCGCAATGTTTCTTGGGGTGAATCATCACAAGCAAACTATTATCTTTGGAGCTGCACTATTATACGATGAAACTGTTGAAACTTTTGCTTGGTTATTTGACACTTTTGCTAAAACAATGTCAGGAAAAAAAGCCAAAGACTATTCTTACTGA
- the LOC133814554 gene encoding protein FAR1-RELATED SEQUENCE 5-like yields the protein MEKALESQWPETTHRLCIWHIYQNAAKNLSGVFQNFGEFTKDFSSCIYDYDEKDVFIEAWNSMLEKYDLRDNKWLKKMFNLKEKWALVYGRETFCADMTTTQLSESMNNVIKNYVSYKHEIPRFFQHFQRLVEDRRYDELKADFKATQTSLSLSLPIEILKHTSIVYTPTVFRMFEKEFCKAYDCAMNIKSENGTMSEYTVTPHGKVYEHIVTYDSSNDTVTCGCKKFDFVGILCAHILKSKSVSVEDAKAKMAKRYKELCRMQTQLATKAAEDEKAYKIVVSAFSKIFIDLDANDRAQGKEISTSTTRHNDIENKNNNGISDQIKGFKTKRKAHGGSRRIKGALERAKNKKKMVKEDSPSQQILPYTHNYDGYEDLNENTSMTELLQQAISTPTTFQRFSGNYFQNSPQ from the exons ATGGAAAAAGCTTTAGAGTCTCAATGGCCAGAAACAACTCACCGTTTATGTATTTGGCACATATATCAGAATGCTGCAAAAAATCTTAGTGGGGTTTTTCAAAATTTTGGAGAATTCACAAAGGATTTTAGTAgttgtatttatgattatgatgaGAAGGATGTTTTTATTGAAGCTTGGAATAGTATGCTTGAGAAATATGATCTTAGAGACAATAAGTGGCTAAAAAAAATGTTCAATTTGAAGGAAAAATGGGCATTGGTATATGGAAGAGAGACATTTTGTGCAGACATGACAACTACTCAGCTGAGTGAAAGTATGAATAATGTAATTAAGAATTATGTTAGCTACAAGCATGAAATACCAagattttttcagcattttcaaagattagtTGAGGATCGTCGATATGATGAGTTGAAGGCTGATTTTAAAGCAACTCAAACTTCATTGTCATTGTCTTTGCCAATAGAAATTTTGAAGCATACATCAATTGTTTACACTCCAACTGTATTCAGAATGTTTGAGAAAGAATTTTGCAAGGCTTATGATTGTGCTATGAACATTAAAAGTGAGAATGGAACAATGTCAGAGTATACAGTGACCCCTCATGGAAAGGTTTATGAGCATATTGTTACATATGATTCTTCTAATGATACAGTGACATGTGGTTGTAAGAAATTTGATTTTGTAGGAATTTTATGTGCACATATTTTGAAG AGCAAGAGTGTGTCTGTTGAAGATGCAAAAGCAAAAATGGCAAAACGTTACAAAGAACTTTGTAGAATGCAAACTCAGCTAGCAACAAAAGCCGCTGAAGATGAGAAAGCATACAAAATTGTTGTTTCTGCGTTTAGTAAGATTTTTATAGATTTGGATGCAAATGATAGAGCTCAAGGGAAAGAGATTTCAACTTCTACTACCAGACATAATGATATTGAAAACAAGAACAATAATGGAATAAGTGATCAAATTAAAGGGTTTAAGACTAAAAGAAAAGCTCATGGTGGATCTAGAAGAATTAAAGGTGCACTTGAGAGAgccaaaaataagaaaaagatgGTTAAGGAAGATTCTCCATCACAACAA ATTCTACCATATACTCATAATTATGATGGTTATGAAGATCTAAATGAGAATACAAGTATGACTGAACTATTGCAACAG GCTATCTCAACTCCTACTACATTTCAAAGATTTAGTGGCAATTATTTTCAAAATTCACCACAGTGA